The following proteins are co-located in the Aggregatibacter aphrophilus ATCC 33389 genome:
- the folP gene encoding dihydropteroate synthase encodes MKLTAKTKTLDLSSPQIMGILNFTPDSFSDSGQFFQLDKALVQVETMLQQGASIIDIGGESARPMAEEVTLEQELERVIPLVEAVRQRFDCWISVDTSKALVMQEAANAGMDLINDIRALREPNALQTAVQLGLPVCIMHMQGQPRTMQLNPHYDDVVANVLKFMQQRTEQCLASGIKKENLIWDPGFGFGKSVQHNYRLLQQLSVFCEQGYPVLAGISRKSMIGAVLDKTVEQRTVGSVVAALIAAMKGACILRVHDVGETADALKIWQATMNA; translated from the coding sequence ATGAAATTAACAGCAAAGACTAAAACTCTAGACCTTTCCTCTCCCCAAATTATGGGGATTCTTAATTTTACCCCCGATTCCTTTTCCGATAGTGGTCAATTTTTTCAGTTAGATAAGGCCTTGGTGCAAGTGGAAACCATGTTGCAACAAGGAGCATCTATTATTGATATTGGTGGAGAGTCCGCCCGCCCGATGGCGGAGGAAGTAACGCTTGAACAAGAACTTGAGCGGGTCATTCCCTTGGTAGAGGCGGTGCGTCAACGGTTTGACTGTTGGATTTCGGTGGATACTTCAAAAGCACTGGTAATGCAGGAAGCAGCAAATGCAGGCATGGATTTGATTAATGATATTCGTGCCTTGCGGGAGCCGAACGCATTGCAAACTGCAGTGCAATTAGGTTTGCCTGTGTGTATTATGCATATGCAGGGGCAACCGCGTACTATGCAACTGAATCCACATTATGATGACGTGGTGGCTAATGTTTTAAAATTTATGCAACAGAGAACGGAACAATGTTTAGCTTCTGGAATCAAAAAAGAGAATCTGATTTGGGATCCTGGCTTTGGATTTGGCAAAAGTGTACAACATAACTATCGTTTGTTGCAGCAATTGTCTGTTTTTTGTGAACAAGGCTATCCTGTTTTGGCGGGAATTTCCCGTAAATCTATGATTGGCGCGGTATTGGATAAAACGGTGGAACAACGCACGGTGGGCAGTGTTGTCGCTGCATTAATTGCCGCAATGAAGGGCGCCTGTATTCTGCGTGTACATGATGTAGGCGAAACCGCCGACGCGTTGAAAATTTGGCAGGCAACAATGAATGCATAA
- the rarD gene encoding EamA family transporter RarD yields the protein MQPISKGVWLCILSQSLFGIMYLFSAWMLPLSGTDVFVLRMIGSLFAILAILLPIMGLVGLKTFIRNELGSSWKRWLIFLMGSALAGSQFWLFMWAPVNGEGVNVAVGYFLFPLVMAFGGYLWFKERLTLLQKMALFLAALGVAHELWATQTFSWTSLWVCLGYPPYYLSRRAMKTPALQGLTLDIIFISIPCFIYLAFQPNVTDIIVSDSRYWLLVPLLGLISAVSVTANLKSALLLPVSLFSMMSYLEPSLLFLFAIWFLHTPVNESAYLTYFFIWSGLLLLMLNSAYAWRANQRLRHA from the coding sequence ATGCAACCGATATCCAAAGGTGTGTGGCTGTGTATTTTGTCGCAAAGTTTATTTGGCATTATGTATTTATTCAGCGCGTGGATGCTACCTTTAAGCGGCACAGATGTTTTTGTCTTGCGTATGATAGGTTCATTATTTGCCATATTGGCCATCTTATTACCGATAATGGGCTTAGTCGGTTTGAAAACATTTATTCGCAACGAATTAGGCTCAAGCTGGAAACGTTGGTTGATCTTTTTGATGGGTAGCGCTTTGGCGGGCAGTCAATTTTGGTTATTTATGTGGGCGCCGGTGAATGGTGAAGGCGTGAATGTGGCTGTCGGCTACTTTTTATTTCCCTTAGTGATGGCATTCGGCGGTTATTTGTGGTTTAAAGAACGCTTAACCTTATTACAAAAAATGGCGCTATTTTTAGCCGCACTTGGTGTCGCTCATGAACTGTGGGCGACACAAACCTTCTCTTGGACCAGCCTATGGGTCTGCTTGGGTTATCCTCCTTATTATTTAAGTCGTCGAGCCATGAAAACGCCTGCGTTACAAGGATTGACGCTAGATATTATTTTTATTTCGATTCCCTGCTTTATTTATTTGGCGTTTCAGCCGAATGTGACGGATATCATTGTCAGTGATTCGCGCTATTGGTTGTTGGTGCCATTATTGGGCTTGATTAGCGCCGTTTCTGTAACCGCGAATTTAAAATCGGCTTTATTATTGCCGGTAAGTTTATTTTCAATGATGAGCTATCTTGAACCGAGCCTGCTTTTTTTGTTTGCCATTTGGTTTTTGCATACGCCGGTGAACGAATCCGCCTATTTGACCTATTTTTTCATTTGGAGCGGATTACTGTTGTTAATGTTAAATAGCGCTTATGCTTGGCGTGCAAATCAGCGATTGCGTCATGCCTAG
- a CDS encoding Lrp/AsnC family transcriptional regulator, translating into MYHLDKLDRAILNELQTDATIPLKELADRVNSTIATCQRRIQLLKQHHVITKQVAIVSPSAVGKSISVFVLVELDNQQSHYQAEFERKMRGEKDVIACYEISGDYDYLLLVHTEDMTSYHRFIHQVLIGGAHVKGYKSQFVMNFFKAESKIIL; encoded by the coding sequence ATGTACCACTTAGATAAACTCGATCGGGCAATTCTCAATGAATTACAAACCGACGCGACAATTCCGTTAAAAGAACTCGCTGATCGGGTCAACAGTACCATCGCCACCTGCCAACGTCGTATTCAGTTACTTAAACAACATCACGTTATCACCAAACAAGTTGCCATTGTCTCTCCTTCTGCCGTGGGCAAATCCATTAGCGTATTTGTGTTGGTGGAGTTAGATAATCAACAATCTCATTATCAAGCTGAATTTGAACGCAAAATGCGCGGAGAAAAGGATGTGATCGCCTGTTATGAAATCTCCGGCGATTATGATTATTTGCTGTTGGTACATACGGAAGATATGACAAGCTACCACCGTTTTATTCATCAAGTGTTAATCGGTGGCGCCCACGTGAAAGGTTACAAAAGTCAGTTTGTGATGAATTTCTTTAAAGCGGAAAGCAAAATTATTCTGTAA